One stretch of Trichomycterus rosablanca isolate fTriRos1 chromosome 3, fTriRos1.hap1, whole genome shotgun sequence DNA includes these proteins:
- the LOC134310191 gene encoding uncharacterized protein LOC134310191 — protein MHENFGLKIKKLQQLGVLKTANMRDIVESSVCDSNNMSCMYRRCPDCKEKTFPTSLDPSTQGNIVTWQEWVTRSISIAKTGKDGSIEKKDVKNTFLENKNTSIEKLVAMTIENLPNFAIHLFNIKHQFVALKTLRETLSETDVAVHVDYSENYSCKYSCEIKETHFGGGNQQVTLHTGVVYLSSGRVESFASISKCLQHDAKATWAHIDPVMRKIREKHPDARNIHFISDGPTSQYRNKTSFYLASTVPFMRGFQWVTWNFTEASHGKGAPDGVGGALKNLADRIVAYGTSIPDADTLFEQLAKNSSVTLYKVSEEDIKASNELVPTQLKSVRGTMKIHQLTSTKPGVISTREVSCFCEKDCQCFSPCVHTFSEREESPDNAESTIEVGQWVLVEYDAELFPGTVTQANGTWNKTFKTALLNNFFLLHC, from the exons ATGCATGAGAACTTCggcctaaaaataaaaaagttgcaGCAGCTTGGGGTTCTCAAAACCGCAAACATGAGAGACATTGTAGAGTCCAGTGTGTGTGACTCAAACAACATGTCCTGCATGTACAGACGATGCCCGGACTGCAAGGAAAAGACATTTCCCACATCACTGGATCCTTCGACCCAAGGAAACATTGTTACATGGCAGGAGTGGGTAACAAGGTCTATCAGCATTGCGAAGACTGGCAAAGACGGATCCATTGAAAAGAAGGATGTGAAAAACACTTTCCTTGAAAACAAGAACACTTCAATTGAAAAGCTGGTGGCCATGACAATTGAGAATCTCCCAAATTTTGCAATACATCTATTTAACATAAAGCACCAATTTGTGGCACTCAAAACTTTGAGAGAGACCCTCTCTGAGACTGATGTGGCAGTACATGTAGATTATAGTGAAAACTACAGCTGCAAATACTCATGTGAAATCAAGGAGACACATTTTGGAGGTGGAAACCAACAAGTAACCCTCCACACTGGAGTAGTCTACCTCAGCAGTGGCAGGGTGGAGTCCTTTGCATCCATCTCAAAGTGTCTTCAGCATGATGCCAAAGCAACATGGGCTCACATTGACCCAGTGATGAGGAAAATACGAGAAAAACATCCAGATGCCAGAAATATTCACTTTATTTCAGATGGTCCAACATCCCAATATAGAAACAAGACGTCTTTCTACTTAGCTTCCACAGTGCCTTTCATGCGAGGATTTCAGTGGGTGACATGGAACTTTACAGAGGCTTCCCATGGTAAAGGTGCACCAGACGGAGTAGGCGGTGCCTTAAAGAATCTGGCAGATCGAATTGTCGCCTATGGAACAAGCATTCCAGATGCAGACACACTCTTTGAGCAGCTGGCAAAGAATTCTTCTGTGACCCTCTATAAGGTATCAGAGGAAGACATTAAGGCAAGCAATGAATTGGTTCCTACACAATTGAAATCAGTTCGGGGGACAATGAAAATTCATCAA CTTACATCCACAAAACCTGGAGTCATCAGCACAAGGGAAGTGTCATGTTTTTGTGAGAAAGATTGCCAATGCTTTTCTCCATGTGTCCATACCTTCTCTGAAAGAGAGGAGAGCCCTGATAACGCTGAATCTACCATAGAGGTTGGACAGTGGGTCCTTGTTGAATATGATGCCGAGTTGTTCCCTGGCACAGTCACACAG GCCAACGGGACTtggaataaaacatttaaaactgctttgcttaataatttttttttactacattgTTGA
- the LOC134310030 gene encoding uncharacterized protein LOC134310030, with product MATRQVAVEKKKEAAKARLSKFREKIYSNPELLEEYRRRERQRYQERKKNRKIKTTRDLTKKQHDKKKKQWRENSAKYYRKKKQLQALLDITPASENENSFQHEEINSQELKNSNSEYTAEHKSLTEHIPVTSLLTISLTPTTEERYLNLAGPVGASTPHTPPPETRKKERRAKLVSKLRSKLRYAEEKLQEKSKELQNLKKRIKRLEARKKTANRPTVNNVQKVRKTREGFPTIPNSSKRREMRKLVSRFLHQDDVSTVVNGKAGEISPVLQTEAILDS from the exons ATGGCTACCAG ACAGGTAGCTGTTGAGAAAAAAAAGGAAGCAGCAAAAGCTAGGCTATCGAAGTTTAGGGAGAAAATTTACAGCAATCCTGAGCTACTTGAGGAGTACAGaagaagagagagacagag GTATCAGGAACgtaagaaaaatagaaaaataaagacAACTCGTGATCTGACCAAAAAGCAACatgacaaaaagaaaaagcaatgGAGGGAAAACTCAGCCAAATAttacagaaaaaagaaacaacttCAAGCACTTCTGGACATCACCCCAGCGAGTGAGAACGAAAATTCCTTTCAGCATGAAGAAATAAACAGTCAAGAACTCAAAAATTCAAACAGTGAATACACTGCAGAACATAAATCCTTAACAGAACACATCCCAGTCACATCGTTGCTCACCATCAGTTTAACACCAACAACAGAAGAAAGATACCTAAACCTGGCTGGACCAGTAGGAGCATCcactccacacacaccaccaccagaaacaagaaaaaaagaaagaagagcaAAACTTGTAAGCAAATTAAGATCAAAATTAAGATACGCTGAAGAGAAACTTCAGGAGAAGTCTAAAGAATTACAGAATctcaaaaaaagaattaaaagacTTGAAGCAAGGAAGAAGACCGCAAACAGGCCAACTGTAAATAATGTGCAAAAGGTCAGGAAAACCAGAGAGGGTTTCCCAACAATTCCCAACAGCAGCAAGAGGAGGGAAATGAGAAAACTTGTAAGCCGTTTCCTGCACCAAGATGATGTCTCCACTGTTGTCAATGGGAAAGCTGGAGAGATAAG CCCAGTTCTTCAAACTGAGGCCATTTTGGATAGTTAG